In the Thermoplasmata archaeon genome, one interval contains:
- a CDS encoding DUF2070 family protein, producing MKISFGKALNFQESMEETAKFSKYLFTSPEPYITVPIIFILSVLLGTLFFYPDNNALLYGIVLFFLPALITGFLTKVLVEGFGGRMYLRRSFLLVLLSLLLPIFFGLIYRLLSLFAAVRMLFALYTGIASIGFFRHFVCYAIALPSHARAGFVSVLHVVLTAIPLFLLLPTTTTHIAIFAISVTLFVAASIVFLETVSYPMKRFFGVKAGALVKPLLDHLTDKTPESASELENFLNSISANVNVYAGVIGIKTAKTDVLLVVPAVHPGPFSMIGGGDLPRKIRKEIKGWKHLMVPHGAATHDFNLSTTAECKKVAKFAENLAEKMRFSDEGSEFVRINQNDFSVCAQFFGDTVLVVATSAPYPTDDIDYPTGIHAARTAQKFAEKVVFVDAHNCLVKGSGAVRLGMEKAEALLENVELAVKTATQKKGKIRAGFAESKEFKLEEGIGPSGIQVLCVECNRKKNAYVLIDGNNMVPGLREKILARIAGIVDDAEVMTTDNHIVNATFGGFNPVGRKVEHERLVRVVQNLVEKAIKDLSAAEAGGNTGIIKKLRVFGHETAPRLTTVMNTSYTIIWPMLGAMFLLPSFLSILLMYIWL from the coding sequence ATGAAAATAAGTTTCGGCAAAGCCCTGAATTTCCAGGAAAGCATGGAGGAAACAGCCAAATTCTCCAAGTATCTTTTCACATCCCCAGAGCCATACATCACCGTTCCTATCATTTTCATTCTCAGCGTCTTACTCGGGACTCTTTTCTTTTACCCAGATAACAACGCACTTCTATATGGCATAGTCCTTTTCTTTTTACCTGCTTTAATCACTGGTTTTCTCACCAAAGTCCTAGTTGAGGGATTTGGAGGAAGAATGTATCTTCGCAGGAGCTTTTTGCTTGTGCTCCTCTCTCTCCTCCTCCCTATATTCTTTGGGCTCATCTATAGATTGCTCTCCCTTTTTGCGGCTGTAAGAATGCTCTTTGCACTGTATACTGGTATTGCTAGCATCGGATTTTTCCGCCATTTTGTGTGCTATGCGATTGCACTTCCATCACATGCAAGGGCTGGATTCGTAAGTGTGCTTCATGTGGTTCTGACAGCGATTCCACTGTTCCTGCTGCTGCCTACCACCACAACCCACATTGCGATTTTTGCGATTTCAGTCACCCTCTTCGTCGCTGCTAGCATCGTGTTTCTCGAGACTGTGAGCTATCCGATGAAACGATTTTTCGGTGTGAAGGCGGGAGCCCTCGTGAAGCCCCTTTTGGACCATCTCACTGACAAGACACCAGAGTCCGCTAGCGAACTTGAGAATTTCCTGAATTCAATTTCTGCAAATGTGAATGTTTATGCTGGAGTCATTGGAATAAAAACAGCCAAAACTGATGTACTACTCGTCGTGCCTGCAGTGCATCCTGGCCCGTTCTCAATGATTGGTGGAGGTGACTTACCTAGAAAGATTAGAAAGGAGATAAAGGGCTGGAAACATCTGATGGTGCCTCATGGTGCCGCAACCCACGACTTCAATCTGAGCACCACAGCGGAGTGCAAAAAGGTTGCGAAGTTTGCAGAGAATCTCGCTGAAAAAATGAGGTTCTCAGATGAAGGAAGCGAGTTCGTGCGAATAAACCAGAACGATTTTTCTGTCTGTGCCCAGTTTTTCGGAGATACTGTGCTCGTTGTAGCCACTTCTGCGCCCTATCCAACAGACGACATAGATTATCCAACGGGGATTCATGCAGCAAGAACTGCTCAAAAGTTTGCTGAGAAAGTGGTCTTTGTAGACGCACACAACTGTCTGGTGAAGGGCAGTGGAGCTGTGCGACTTGGAATGGAGAAAGCAGAAGCATTATTGGAAAATGTTGAGTTGGCTGTGAAAACCGCTACACAAAAGAAGGGAAAGATAAGGGCTGGATTTGCTGAGAGTAAAGAGTTCAAGCTTGAAGAGGGAATCGGGCCCTCTGGTATTCAAGTGCTTTGTGTGGAATGTAATAGAAAGAAAAATGCGTATGTGCTGATTGATGGGAACAACATGGTTCCTGGCTTGAGAGAGAAAATTCTCGCAAGAATTGCTGGAATTGTGGATGATGCTGAGGTCATGACAACAGACAATCACATTGTAAATGCTACATTCGGTGGTTTTAATCCAGTTGGGAGAAAGGTTGAGCATGAGAGATTGGTGAGAGTAGTGCAAAACTTAGTTGAGAAAGCGATAAAAGATTTGAGTGCTGCAGAAGCAGGTGGGAACACTGGGATTATAAAAAAGTTGAGAGTATTCGGACATGAGACCGCTCCGAGATTGACAACGGTGATGAACACATCTTACACGATAATCTGGCCAATGCTAGGAGCTATGTTTCTTTTGCCCTCATTCCTCTCAATTCTGTTGATGTATATATGGCTGTAA
- a CDS encoding phosphoadenosine phosphosulfate reductase family protein, whose protein sequence is MRKSHERKGWLFWCEKCNIPLITEKCGICGGNGTRILLHHGLEIRPGFEDTVRKINNLLYGVYGVKDALSEKLVLLHKIAGVDRAEEIIVDGKLFGIIAYFPEQKRFQISLKGYGAFLLARKGANKNVVIVEETALKRHLKNGWIYANEVREMHEVSGHEEVIILVGKYTAAGVPKFAQNTDLPEKCIKVKDIGKYEVKESTVSLEKMVKGNEIALRNIERKALCEIKDTLSKFAGYDVGISFSGGKDSAVAFHLLHKCLNNFFVLFVDTGLEFQETVEYVKRKTQGKKLYVLRPENSFWDLVEKMGPPAKDYRWCCKVCKLAPVAKFVAEHGQKILCIEGRRKAESFARENIELVEQNPFVPGQVLVNPIRDWSAFHIWLYILWQNLEVNSLYYHDFERIGCYLCPAEHACEFDEVASLHPEMYTRWMDFLKQWAMSHGLTEDFWKKGIWRWKQPPKKMAAKSETTEEIRVKETITCDGEVILNGNFPYLLDSIIEAENALGIIGVTERKYDAVIVRTSKARILLFLNGDFTVVSKDKKEAEKVLVLLAKQMARTKFCTVCGICLRACPVKAIEIRDGKPIYELKKCKKCLQCIESCVAARYYDKRLRIEIEGQSNFPSR, encoded by the coding sequence ATGCGAAAATCCCATGAACGGAAGGGCTGGCTCTTCTGGTGCGAAAAATGTAACATTCCCTTGATTACTGAAAAATGTGGAATTTGTGGAGGAAATGGAACCAGAATTCTACTCCATCATGGACTGGAAATCAGACCGGGATTTGAAGATACTGTTAGAAAAATTAACAACCTTCTTTACGGGGTTTATGGGGTCAAGGATGCATTGAGTGAGAAACTTGTGCTTTTACATAAGATTGCTGGTGTAGATAGAGCAGAAGAAATAATCGTTGATGGCAAGCTCTTTGGAATAATTGCTTACTTTCCGGAACAAAAAAGATTCCAAATTTCGTTGAAGGGCTATGGTGCCTTTTTGCTTGCCAGGAAAGGTGCAAACAAAAATGTGGTGATTGTGGAAGAAACGGCCTTAAAACGGCATCTGAAAAATGGCTGGATATATGCAAATGAGGTTCGTGAAATGCATGAAGTTTCAGGCCACGAAGAGGTCATAATTTTGGTTGGCAAATATACTGCTGCGGGTGTTCCAAAGTTTGCACAAAATACAGACCTGCCTGAAAAGTGTATCAAGGTGAAAGACATTGGTAAATACGAAGTTAAAGAAAGCACTGTATCGTTGGAGAAAATGGTAAAAGGAAATGAGATAGCACTAAGAAACATAGAGAGGAAGGCCCTCTGCGAGATAAAGGATACACTTAGTAAATTCGCGGGATATGATGTTGGTATCTCTTTTAGCGGTGGAAAGGACAGTGCTGTCGCATTTCATCTGTTGCACAAATGCCTCAATAACTTTTTTGTGCTTTTTGTGGATACAGGACTTGAGTTTCAAGAAACTGTAGAATATGTGAAGAGAAAGACACAAGGCAAAAAACTGTATGTTCTAAGACCTGAAAATTCGTTCTGGGACCTCGTTGAAAAAATGGGTCCACCAGCAAAGGATTACAGATGGTGCTGTAAGGTGTGTAAGTTAGCACCTGTTGCGAAGTTTGTTGCAGAGCACGGACAAAAAATTTTGTGCATAGAAGGGAGAAGAAAAGCGGAGTCATTTGCAAGAGAGAACATAGAACTTGTGGAGCAAAACCCTTTTGTGCCAGGGCAAGTCCTAGTTAATCCAATCAGGGACTGGAGTGCCTTTCATATCTGGCTCTACATACTCTGGCAAAACCTAGAAGTAAATTCGCTTTATTACCATGACTTTGAGAGAATCGGCTGTTATCTGTGTCCTGCAGAACACGCTTGCGAATTTGACGAGGTTGCTTCCCTGCACCCTGAGATGTACACAAGATGGATGGATTTTCTTAAACAATGGGCGATGTCTCATGGACTGACGGAAGATTTCTGGAAAAAAGGGATTTGGCGCTGGAAACAGCCACCAAAAAAAATGGCTGCGAAGAGTGAAACTACTGAGGAAATCCGAGTAAAGGAGACAATCACATGTGACGGAGAAGTGATTCTCAATGGAAATTTCCCTTATCTCCTAGATAGTATAATAGAGGCGGAGAATGCTCTAGGAATCATAGGTGTGACTGAAAGAAAATACGACGCGGTGATTGTGAGAACATCAAAAGCCAGGATTCTTCTCTTCTTGAATGGTGATTTTACCGTAGTTTCAAAAGACAAGAAAGAGGCGGAAAAAGTGCTTGTTTTACTAGCTAAACAAATGGCTCGAACAAAATTTTGCACTGTTTGTGGAATTTGTCTTAGGGCATGCCCAGTAAAAGCGATAGAGATAAGAGATGGAAAACCAATTTATGAGCTTAAGAAATGCAAGAAATGTCTGCAGTGCATAGAAAGCTGTGTGGCAGCAAGATACTATGACAAACGCCTGAGAATTGAGATTGAGGGTCAGAGTAATTTTCCAAGCAGGTAA